In Oryza sativa Japonica Group chromosome 1, ASM3414082v1, the genomic stretch CTGGTTGAGAGAAGTGACCTGAATTGTAATATGCAGATCATAAGAATTATTTTTCAAGCATGCGCATCAAAGAAGCACTACATATGTTGACGATATACTGGGCAACAAAGATATATCTCTGAAAGtaagatggagaaaaaaaatatagattatAATATGAACGTGAAAGGAGAACTTCAAAAACTAGCCTTACTGAAATTCTTGTAGCCACAAAGCCAGCCTTCACAAGTGTTGAATGAAGACCCCCTTTATGGACTCCAGATCTACTTGCTTGGAAGTGACCAAAAGACCCTGAGGTAGCAGATGTAGGTAGTCAGCTATTACACCACCAAAATCGTGGGCTGTATCCTTTAAACTACAACAGGCCAATTATAGTCGGCCAGTATTACAGGCATCATGAAGTGTGAGCTATTTTCTTTATTCTCCCCTGGTTGCCTAGGACTACATTTTCAAATCAAATCTTTATTGATGCAGTGGAAAGTCCTAAGCAGGAAGGATGCTGAGAAGCTGGAGGCCATGGCTAGCAAACTTATGGAAGCAGTCTCCTCCCTTGGTCCTCCCAGAGCTGGAGTAGGGTAAGCACTGATGCTTTTTCTGTGGTGCTGTTGGTTAGCTGTTATCTGTTGAGTTGTTTAGAGGTGCCTGAGTTGTCTTTTGCTTTTGGTCGCTTAGCTTCAACCCCTTTGTATCCCTTGGCATGGTTTGGTTTCTGCCCTGTTTCTGTGTTTTTGTGCTGAACTCTTGTAAGTGGGTCTCCCCCACCACTGTGCCGCTTCTGGCTTTCTATAAAAGCCGGGCCCGATGGTCTATGATCTAAAACTATATTTTCAGGGTGTCTACCAATCAAAACAgatttattcaaatatattccACGAAGGTCAGCTACGTTCCGAATATAGACCGGTTAAGCAGGTCGTGAACAATGTTTACAATTGCTTGTCATTGATACACATTGAGAATGGTACTTGGTTCACAGTTTCGCACCAAATTTTCACTTAGCCGTAGTAGTATTCTGAAACCAAAATACAGCAATCAAGCTGATCCTATCGTCTCCAGATCCCAACCGACCACCGATCCCCCAGTTCTGCTCATGAACTCATCAGCAATACAAAATGACAGATAGGCACAGTTGTTAGTTCAGATGAGGAGCCATGCATACCGGCAccatggacgacgacgaagTTGGAGTCGAGCCCCAAGCCTCCCATCTCCGACAAGCCCTCCACATCCACGACCGGGCCGGTCGGATCGCCGGGCCGTCTGCTCCAGTCCATCCCCACAACcttccccgccgcgccgccgtgggaCATGGCCTGCCGCAGCTGCGCGCACGCCGACCGCAAGCTCGCCGCGTCGATGCTCTCCAGCTCTCCCTTGTTCGTGATGGCCGCTCCACCTGCGCCATCGAAGCTGCTAAAGAGGAGCAGAGAGGAAACAAGGGAGCGACGGAGCGCGCGCGAGTACCGAGTTTGACGATGCAGCGGAcggggcgggaggcggcggggtcCGTCTGCTGCtcctgcgccgcctcctccgccatggGAGCTTCCTCTCCTCGACCTCGCGCCGGCCAAGGCCTCGGGAGGGAGAGGCGAATCTGGTGCTGTTCAGTGGCAACCGGCACTTCTGGATTGCCCAGAAATGCTGGGCCGGTGCTTCGCCTGCCGCTCCGGCCCATCAAAGCTTTTCCATCCGCTCGCGGAAATTCTCGGCCCAAACCTGCTCGGCCCGATCCGTCGCCAACAAGAGCAAGGCACGAAACCGCAACCCTTCCGACCTCACCGTCTCACCGCCGCATCCCGCTCGCCGGTCACCGGCtagacgccgccgtcgcgcgggCTCCTGGGTTGCCGTGTCTCCATCGCTTCCTTGTTGGCCTGTTCCTGCGAGCTTCGCCCTCTGGCTTCCTCCCTGTTCGGGATCCGGGATCGTGTGTCTGCCTCTCGgctcgctgcgccgccgccgccgccggctcgtcccgtctgtgtgtgtgtttgtgcagGTCAGTGTTATTTTGTAATTTTACTACGAGCTCAGATTCGTATACGTTTTAATTTTGTGTGTATGTGCTACTATTCAACTTGCATCTGTTCAAGCGGGTGACAGTGTTATGCTGTTGTACATTAGCATTGTGCATTTATGCATGCATTTTGTTTGAGCATTAATTTGTGCCCGATTCAGTACTAGTTTTCCTGTTAGTATTTACCTTTTGTCTCTGACTGTTCTAGGATTCTGGCTTAAAAGGGATAATCTATGCCGTCGAAATCGTGGCATCAGTTGTCATTCAATTCAATCCCCTTGTTGATTCATGTGCTTGCAGTTGAAATTGGAGTAAATATACAATGAGGCTGTTGAAAGCGGATCAGTTGTTCAGGAAAGTCATTGACGGCGGGTGGAGAAAGCAATCTCGACTGCTTGGGCTTGACGTTGGTAGTAAGTATGTTGGGCTGGCTGTTTCCGACGACAAAAATAGGATCGCATTGCCTCTAAGGTATGCACTTCAAACTATTGTAGCTGAATATTGTGTTCCTTGATCCAAAGGTTTCACTGAGATAGTGAGATGTTTCCAGAACATATTTAGCACAAGTGATTCCAGTGTGTCCATAAAAATTAGAACATCACTTTCTATGTGATGATTTAAATGCAGGCGGTTCTATATTCCATTCCTCTCATGGATTAGTAGGAATGTTGAGTTTCCAACTCATTTCAATGGATCGGCATTTTTTGTTGTACTTCATTCAAATCATTATCATGTTGGATTGGAATCTTCCAACTATCAGAATTTGTTTCAGTTTGTATGGTCTCTGGCTTTTGTAAGACAGTCTATTATTGTGCTGTGTCTGTTGTATTAGGTCCTTCTCTTTGATTAATTCGACTATACTAAACTTCGGTTTGTTAGAAAATAACTGTAGTTGCCTTCAAACTTTAAGGAAAATTATTTGCAATTTACAATATATCGATACACAAGATCTTATCCCTACTATCATAGTGTacctttattatttttaaaaatattagtcTTTAACATATTTAAGCCTTATAAGGCTTTTCTTCACGAGAAATTCTTCACTTACCATTGTTAAGATGGACGGACTGCACTTGGCTAAAGCTGATATCCTTTTACCTACCTAAGCACTCAGACAGAGTGGATCTAGATTTGCTGAAGTATGCGTTTATCTAGAATTTTGTGGTCATTGTCTGCACTGCTAGCATAAGGTTATCTCAGGATAACACCCCTGTTTTATCAGATATTGACTCTCTTGAATTTGCAACAATCCACCTGCCTACCTGGTTTTTTGTGGCCAATACTATGATAGTTTAGTGATGGGATATATGATCTGCATGCATTCCCTTAAAGAAATGGATTTTCCTATTGGGATTAACAATTGCATTGTCTCCTACAGTGTATTGAGCAGGACAAAGACAAACATCAGCTTGATGGCGGATGATTTCGTAACTTTGGTATGCTGAATATGTTTACTGACATTTAAATTCTGGAGTAATCAGATTGTAGAATCACTTACCAAAAGATCGAGTTCTTAATATGCCATGTAACATCATCCTACATCAGATCGAGTGCTTAATGTGCCATGTCACATCATCCTGCATGGCTGCATCGCATGCCTGCATACTGCACAAGCAATTTTGTAGCATGTGTGTTGAGGTTACGATGCATTTATGGAAGCCAGGGTTACAGGCCTTCTCTAATATGCTGTTCTTTACTGCTCAATTTACTCATGTCATTTACATTTCCAAAATACTCGAGGGTGACATTGTCCACAAAGAAATCATAAATGATTTAGCAATAGAAGTTACAGACAGCTCATGATGCATATATTCTTTCATTTTAGATTCTGGTGAACATTTAAAAGCACTCATGTTTTGCTATTTTTCATACATGGAAGCCAAttccttttctttgtttttgtgAATAGGTCTCAAAATACTCCCTTGCAGGCTTTGTTGTCGGCTATCCGTTCAACTTGCAGGGTCAATCTAGTCCAAATGTAAAGTGCTCTTGTGCTGGGAGCCTGGGATAGTGCACCTCATTTTCTCACTATATGTTTGGTGATGTTTCCTTTTTCTATTAAGCAGGCATTACAAGTAAGGCTTCTTGTTGGAGAGCTCTGTAAAACT encodes the following:
- the LOC4326892 gene encoding uncharacterized protein isoform X2 — its product is MRLLKADQLFRKVIDGGWRKQSRLLGLDVGSKYVGLAVSDDKNRIALPLSVLSRTKTNISLMADDFVTLVSKYSLAGFVVGYPFNLQGQSSPNALQVRLLVGELCKTGKLDDMSYTYWDENFTSKCVEALLHPLKLHDPVETKTMTDKFAAVCILQRYLDNMNRELRSADNSGKQGDT
- the LOC4326892 gene encoding uncharacterized protein isoform X1 translates to MRLLKADQLFRKVIDGGWRKQSRLLGLDVGSKYVGLAVSDDKNRIALPLSVLSRTKTNISLMADDFVTLVSKYSLAGFVVGYPFNLQGQSSPNALQVRLLVGELCKTGKLDDMSYTYWDENFTSKVMCVEALLHPLKLHDPVETKTMTDKFAAVCILQRYLDNMNRELRSADNSGKQGDT